The window CCATATACCAATAAATGGTATAAAAACCTTCAATGGCTACAGGTGGGTGGATGTGTGAATGACGCTTGGACAGCGACTCCAGCTGTAAAGAGCTAAGGcctgtgccgggcagactttgtaggtctgtgtctgcaTATGGCAATCCAGTAGGTGGAGCATAAGGACAGAACCGGGTGgaattctatggtctatgtcccagaaacaccaaagaaggaCTCGTGATCAAGtacataatatcacattcattgttgatttcatcatgagaatgaatgtgactgttgggcggactggatggactgtttaggtttttatctgccgtcacttactttgggccccttttcctaagcggcagtaagcccaacacaagcaggaatcagggatgagccccctcccacccaccccaaaaatgtgattcaaaacattacttaccagcctctatgacagcctcagatgtaatactcaggtctattagagcagcctgcaggtccctggagtattctactggtgggtgcagtgcactgcagacaggggGCCCTAGTCTCATACCTcttcccacctgttacacttgtggtggaaactgtgagccctccacaattcaccagaaaccctctgtacccacatggtctgtgccagagccggtggttgggaggcgaggatagtgctggtcagacttatacgatctgtgccagagccggtggttgggaggcggggctggtggttgggaggcagggatagtgctgggcagacttatacggtctgtgccctgaagaggacaggtacaaatcaaagtagggtatacacaaaaagtagcaaatatgagttatcttgttgggcagactggatggaccgtgcaggtctttttctgccgtcatctactatgttactatgttatataggctattgcagtggtgtacagttaggagtagtgggttttgaggggcacaGCAGATAAGATGAGGGAACAACAGTGACATGTGTACATGGGAgcgtgaagtccacagcagtgcccacttgggggccccattgctctcccgggatatctgtgtggccagtccactaagaatgctggctcctcctacatccctatggcttgattttgtgctttttttcacttggacttttttcccCTCAAAACGGACCaagaagataaatgcacagagcgccaaaacatctagcaaatagacaTTTTTGAACAACGAAAAAGAGagtcgtttttctgttttgaaaatggctatattccccacttgaattttggatggtttttagcaaaacatccaaagctgaacttatttttattttattttattgcatttgtatcccacgttttcccacctttttgcgggctcagtgtggcttacaataagctgtgagtgatagaaatacagtttgttactactcggttatggattacattgtgaggagttaagcgagacaaactcagagtatcattaaggaatataacaatggaaaagagcagtgaaacattgggggaaacaacgggaaactaaaaggggcagtacagaacaacaagaaagcatatggaatacattttctgtgagtagaggtatgagtgtggtgagattccaggggatgagaattcagagtggctgtattgaAGCATTATTGAACCCTGGGTgcgggctttatgtgttttggttcttagACTTAGATGTCATTTCGAATATGGCCCTTCATGTATCATACATGCTTGTTCATGCTTTTCATGGCATTATGAGGGAAATTTGTAAATCACAGAAAGACTGTTTTATATGCAGAGCACACCTATTAATAAGTGATCTGTGCATATGCATTCCTAGGGATGTAGCTTGGGCAAAGCAGAGATGGATTTCTGATTtacaaacatcctatataataaaactcaccctcaacgttctgaggacactgacgtcactgtcagttcctccgggcacttccttccggttcgaagggttcgtggtggtgaagccaccgaaatcactgtgttggggccccgccctcgcgtcaaacgtgatgacgtcgagggcggagcaatggcgtcagtggcttcacgaccaacgactcagcacattgaaggtggcgttggcgtgcgttgacgaggtcctcaacaatggcggtcagtgccatCACAACACCGAAggggtgagcagggaggggggggggttcgggaggaaaaccttgctagcgcccgtttcatttgcgcctgaaatgggcatgttttactagtgttttataaaatacttgagCACACATACAGGGCCAGATAAAGTAAATggaacccaaatttgggcgccaaaaAAATTCACATGGAGTGTTATTCAATAAACAGCATtccgagcagtggcgtagcaaggtgggggcggttcgccccgggtgcacgccgctgggggggggggtgtcagctccgctggttctctgcttcctctgcccctcggcaattaacgcacaggttcatccctcccaatttcagaccacttgaaaatcttaggcataacaattgactgcaacctaacactagaaagccacgaccaagaaaatgttccacactatgaGGAAGCTCAAgcgtataaaaccttactttcccagtgATTCTTTcagcaacatgatccaaaccatggtgctaacccatgtagactactgcaatagtatttacgtaggctgcaaagatcaaatcataagaaaactacagacagcacaaaacacggctgccagactcatcttcagaaaaacatgcttcgaaagcgctaaacccctcctaagaaacttacattggcttcctattagcgctcgcataactttcaaaatatgcacaatagtccacagaatcatctacggactcgcaccagattatcgatctaccaataacatagtagatgatggcagaagaagacctgcacggtccatccggtctgcccaacaagataaactcatatgtgctgctttttgtgtataccttgatttgtacctgtcctcttcagggcacagaccgtataagtctgcccagcactatccccgcctcccaccaccggctctgccacccaatctcggctaagctcctgaggatccattccttctgaacaggattcctttatgtttatcccacgcatgtttgaattccgttaccgttttcttttccaccacctcccgtgacgagaacagcaagaacctacctaacccttcactaccccaattgcaaaggtataaaatacaaatcttcacatgctgcCATTctctcgtttataggcacacaactttggaactcacttcccaaagacctgaaactcacagaaaacgaCCTACATTCAGAacaaacctgaaaacacatcttttcaagaagttttgtccccctggatctgcctaatccaacaccaccatacatcacgaaaagttcagaaacagaaaacaataatattaacctctctcacaatatgctaacatatctactacttaacatttctagagcgctactagggttacgcagcgctgtacaaaataaacaaaaaggacggtccctgctcaaaggagcttacaatctaaagaacgaaatgtcaagttggggcagtctagatttcttgggtagaggtgtagaggttaggtgccgaaggcgaccttgaagaggtgggctttaagcagagatttgaagatgggcagggagggggcctggcgtatgggcttggggagtttgttccatgcgtggggtgaggcgaggcagaaagggcggggcctggagttgatggtggtggagaagggtacaataAACACGTAGGTATTATGTACTAGAAAATTTTGTAATTGCATTTTTAGCAATATgaaagctacattgaacctgccatatggtgggaaaatgcgggatacaaatgcaataaataaatacataattgaAACTGCAATATTTCTGCGTCGCTCCAAGTAGCAGGAGTAGGACTGGGGGACTACAATGTACCTTAAAGGGAACTTTGATCACAACCTAAAGTGCAACATTTTCTCCAATATTCTTTTTTGTATGGCTCCTTTAACTTCCTTACTCCTCAAGCTGTAAATAAGAGGGTTTAACATTGGGTTAATCAAGCAGTAAATTACAGCAAAAATTCTCTCATCTGTATAGCCTTCACTTGGTTGTAAGTAGACAAGCATGGTAGTCCCATAGAATAAGGTAACTGCAGTGAGGTGAGAGGCACAAGTTGAGAAAGCCTTACTTCTCCCATCTTTGGAGTTCATTCTCAGCACGGTAGAGATAATGGAAATGTAAGAGGAAAGAATGGTCAGGAATGGTATGAGCAGGAAAACCACAGATGCTGCAAATTTGACCACGTCATTAAAATAAGTGTCAGTACAAGACAACTTCAGTATGGGTGAAATATCACAGACAAAATGGTGGATTATGTTAGACTTACAGAAAGGTAAGCTTAATATGAACGTGATCTGCCCAAACTGCAAGACAAGGCACATCATCCAGGACCCCACAGCCAAATAAACACACTTTTTATTGCTCATAAGAGTGGAATAACGTAGGGGGTTACAGATTGCGACATAACGATCATACGCCATAATACCAAGGAGAACGCCTTCCTCACTGCcgaaaaaaaaggcaaaatacaTTTGCAAGCCACATGCCAGGAATGAGATGCTTCTGTCCTCGACCAAGAAATTTGCCAGTGTTCTGGGGATAGTGACGGTTGTAAAACAGATCTCCAAGAAGGACAAATTcctgaggaagaagtacatgggcGTATGAAGGACAGGGTCCACCGTGAGGATGGTAAAGACGAGCAGGTTTCCCATCACAGCCAGTATGTAGAACAAAAACAACATGACAAAAATGAATCGCTGCACCTGCAGAGACAAGTCCGAGAATCCCAAGAGGATGAATCCAGTAACCAGCGTTTGATTTTTCAATACCATTCCTTTGCTGTATAAtctgaggaagaaagagagacccAAACTGATTGCTACGGGGTAGAATTCTAGTAGTCAAATTAGTCCACTCTTTTCCGGTTTGGGAGAACGTTTAATGTACAGGCATGATTGAAAAGTATTCAAGACCACTACTGAAAAAAAGA is drawn from Microcaecilia unicolor chromosome 14, aMicUni1.1, whole genome shotgun sequence and contains these coding sequences:
- the LOC115458390 gene encoding olfactory receptor 10A7-like: MVLKNQTLVTGFILLGFSDLSLQVQRFIFVMLFLFYILAVMGNLLVFTILTVDPVLHTPMYFFLRNLSFLEICFTTVTIPRTLANFLVEDRSISFLACGLQMYFAFFFGSEEGVLLGIMAYDRYVAICNPLRYSTLMSNKKCVYLAVGSWMMCLVLQFGQITFILSLPFCKSNIIHHFVCDISPILKLSCTDTYFNDVVKFAASVVFLLIPFLTILSSYISIISTVLRMNSKDGRSKAFSTCASHLTAVTLFYGTTMLVYLQPSEGYTDERIFAVIYCLINPMLNPLIYSLRSKEVKGAIQKRILEKMLHFRL